One window of the Nitrospira sp. genome contains the following:
- a CDS encoding DUF2294 domain-containing protein gives MASKGEKEAAVRTAIIKFEQEFLGRGPDEVRVFIVRDMLVVRLKGVLTPAERQLAKTAEGIDMVKRLRQNLIAQGRERLCEQVAELIGAKITALFTDIDTVVGERIFVFTLESDLEANFR, from the coding sequence GTGGCCAGTAAGGGTGAAAAAGAAGCCGCCGTTCGGACGGCGATCATCAAATTTGAGCAGGAATTCCTGGGCCGCGGTCCGGACGAGGTGCGGGTGTTCATTGTGCGCGATATGCTCGTCGTGCGCTTGAAGGGAGTGCTGACGCCGGCCGAGCGGCAATTGGCCAAGACGGCGGAAGGCATTGATATGGTGAAACGCCTCCGCCAGAACCTGATCGCACAAGGGCGGGAACGCCTGTGCGAACAAGTCGCGGAACTGATCGGAGCCAAGATCACGGCGCTCTTCACGGATATCGATACCGTCGTGGGTGAGCGCATTTTTGTCTTTACGTTGGAGTCCGACCTGGAAGCCAACTTCCGGTGA
- a CDS encoding YdiU family protein, which produces MTLHTLETLRFDNRYARLPEAFYAKVNPTPFSSAPFLISANRMAMELLDLDSREATRSEFAGVFGGSLLVPGMEPLAMLYSGHQFGVYVPQLGDGRAILLGEVLNERGERWDLHLKGAGMTPFSRDGDGRSVLRSAIREYLCCEAMHGLGIPTTRALCLVGSDEKVYREQVETGATIVRMAPSHVRFGSFEIFYYRKQHEHLQRLADHVIESHFPHLASTADKYLRFFAEVVERTAALIAQWQAVGWSHGVLNTDNMSILGLTLDYGPYGFMDDYDPGFICNHSDYNGRYAFNQQPYIGLWNLSCLAQTLLPFVPKEELKAVLDSYQETIDRFYRARMSNKAGFAEERAEDPALLDELKSLMAGSRVDYTIFWRELGAFSSEPGAKNERLREHFLSPEQFDVWAARYRERLHAEQSRDEERRVRMDRVNPKYVLRNYLAQGAIEKAQQKDYAEIDRLLTLLQDPYTDHPDMNSYAAAPPNWGKHLSVSCSS; this is translated from the coding sequence ATGACTCTCCACACGCTAGAAACCCTCCGCTTCGATAATCGCTACGCGCGATTGCCGGAAGCCTTTTATGCCAAGGTGAATCCCACTCCCTTCAGCAGTGCACCGTTCCTGATCAGTGCGAACCGGATGGCCATGGAGTTGCTCGACCTGGACTCGCGCGAAGCGACGAGATCGGAATTCGCCGGGGTGTTCGGCGGCAGCCTGCTGGTGCCGGGGATGGAACCACTGGCCATGCTGTATTCCGGTCATCAGTTCGGGGTGTATGTGCCTCAGCTCGGCGATGGGCGGGCGATTCTCCTGGGAGAAGTCCTCAACGAGCGCGGCGAGCGGTGGGATCTGCATCTGAAAGGCGCGGGCATGACCCCGTTTTCCCGCGACGGAGACGGGCGTTCGGTGCTGCGGTCGGCCATCCGCGAATACCTCTGCTGCGAAGCGATGCATGGCCTCGGCATTCCGACGACGCGCGCCCTCTGCCTGGTCGGCAGCGACGAGAAGGTCTACCGCGAGCAGGTGGAAACCGGCGCGACTATCGTCCGGATGGCGCCGTCGCATGTGCGGTTCGGGAGTTTTGAAATCTTCTATTACCGGAAGCAGCATGAGCATCTTCAGCGATTAGCCGACCACGTGATCGAGTCGCATTTCCCCCATCTGGCGTCGACCGCCGACAAGTATCTCCGTTTCTTTGCAGAAGTGGTCGAGCGCACGGCGGCACTCATTGCGCAGTGGCAGGCGGTGGGGTGGTCGCATGGCGTGTTGAACACCGACAACATGTCGATTCTTGGGCTGACGCTGGACTACGGTCCTTATGGGTTCATGGACGACTACGACCCGGGCTTTATCTGCAACCACTCGGACTATAACGGGCGCTATGCCTTCAATCAGCAGCCGTACATCGGTTTGTGGAACCTGAGTTGCCTCGCACAAACCCTGTTGCCCTTCGTGCCCAAAGAGGAACTCAAGGCCGTCTTGGACAGCTATCAGGAGACGATCGATCGGTTCTATCGAGCTCGCATGTCGAACAAAGCGGGATTTGCGGAGGAGCGTGCTGAGGATCCCGCTCTGCTGGACGAACTGAAATCGCTCATGGCCGGCAGCCGCGTGGATTACACGATCTTCTGGCGCGAGCTTGGCGCCTTCTCATCCGAGCCTGGTGCGAAGAACGAACGGCTGCGGGAACACTTCCTCAGTCCTGAGCAGTTCGATGTCTGGGCCGCTCGATATCGGGAACGGTTGCACGCTGAGCAGAGCCGCGACGAAGAACGGCGTGTCCGGATGGATCGCGTCAACCCGAAGTACGTGTTGCGCAACTATCTCGCGCAAGGAGCCATCGAGAAGGCTCAGCAGAAGGACTATGCCGAGATCGACCGCCTGCTCACCTTGCTCCAGGATCCGTACACGGATCACCCCGACATGAATTCCTACGCGGCCGCTCCGCCGAACTGGGGCAAACATCTCAGTGTGAGCTGCTCGTCATAG
- a CDS encoding alpha/beta fold hydrolase has protein sequence MMTSFTLTGADGAVLRGDRLAGKDRQVLFITGFLSKRWGNKSKALAQWCQERGWGFCCFDFRGWGDSEGQWGDYRLLQWLEDAESVTNLLADGPPVTIVGNSLGGWLAWLVAQEQPVVEELILIAPAFNMMDLRATQISTERRAQWQVAGSMPWDDEPLHKEAPIPWHWVEDSQALWRRRLTMPRRMKTTILHGLQDTVIKPEGSWAFVQHVLSQDPEFPIELLLKTGDHRLSSPEHVDTIRRLVVKE, from the coding sequence ATGATGACGTCCTTTACACTGACCGGTGCTGACGGGGCAGTCCTTCGCGGTGATCGTCTTGCAGGCAAGGATCGGCAGGTCCTGTTCATCACCGGATTTCTCTCCAAACGCTGGGGCAACAAAAGCAAGGCACTTGCCCAATGGTGCCAGGAGCGAGGATGGGGCTTCTGCTGCTTCGATTTTCGCGGGTGGGGCGATTCAGAAGGACAGTGGGGAGACTATCGGCTGCTTCAATGGCTGGAGGATGCGGAGTCTGTGACGAATCTGCTGGCCGATGGCCCGCCGGTGACGATTGTCGGCAATTCCCTGGGCGGCTGGCTGGCCTGGCTGGTCGCGCAGGAGCAACCGGTCGTCGAAGAACTCATTCTGATCGCCCCGGCTTTTAACATGATGGATCTGCGCGCGACACAAATCTCAACCGAGCGACGCGCACAATGGCAGGTGGCCGGTTCTATGCCCTGGGATGACGAACCCTTGCACAAGGAGGCGCCGATTCCCTGGCATTGGGTCGAGGACAGCCAAGCGCTCTGGCGCCGTCGCCTCACCATGCCGCGTCGCATGAAGACGACCATTTTGCATGGTCTGCAAGATACGGTGATCAAGCCGGAAGGCAGTTGGGCCTTCGTGCAGCATGTGCTGTCGCAAGATCCGGAGTTTCCTATCGAACTATTGCTGAAAACCGGCGATCACCGGCTGAGCAGTCCGGAGCATGTGGACACGATCCGGCGACTGGTGGTGAAGGAATAG
- a CDS encoding pyridoxamine 5'-phosphate oxidase family protein: MSSLGAHNSGPDEEGPDVPEPSHAEKARTLVHLQQTGGLSTISRKQPGWPFGSVMPYGLDDQGQPSFLISTMAMHTQNLLGDPRASLLITPPESQRDPLGAARVTLMGSVTKVPKNEVAPVRERYLSRHANAAYWVDFDDFAFFRMALADIYFVGGFGSMGWVAPAEYMAAAVDPLAEAASDLIREINSAQQETLLLLARECGKLEAEQGSITTIDRLGFHLRVKTPDRMQGGRFAFTHPVRTAQEARAGLADLATKAKAGAQVLHSL, from the coding sequence ATGTCATCGTTAGGAGCACATAACAGCGGGCCGGACGAAGAAGGCCCCGACGTTCCCGAACCGTCCCATGCCGAAAAGGCCAGAACCTTGGTGCATCTGCAGCAGACAGGTGGCCTCTCGACCATCTCGCGTAAGCAACCGGGCTGGCCGTTCGGATCGGTGATGCCGTACGGGTTGGATGATCAGGGGCAGCCGAGTTTTTTGATCAGCACCATGGCGATGCACACGCAGAATCTGCTCGGGGATCCGCGCGCGAGCCTGCTGATTACCCCGCCGGAAAGTCAGCGTGATCCGCTGGGTGCGGCTAGGGTCACTCTAATGGGCTCGGTCACGAAGGTTCCGAAAAACGAAGTCGCACCGGTGCGCGAACGGTACTTGTCTCGTCATGCAAACGCGGCCTATTGGGTCGACTTCGATGACTTTGCCTTTTTCCGCATGGCACTGGCGGACATCTATTTTGTCGGGGGCTTTGGTTCCATGGGCTGGGTCGCACCGGCCGAGTATATGGCGGCTGCGGTAGATCCGTTGGCAGAGGCTGCATCCGACCTGATCCGTGAGATCAACAGCGCACAGCAGGAGACGCTGCTGCTGCTCGCGCGCGAATGCGGCAAGCTGGAGGCCGAGCAGGGGAGTATCACGACGATAGACCGACTGGGCTTTCATCTGCGCGTCAAAACACCCGACCGCATGCAGGGGGGACGATTTGCCTTCACTCACCCGGTGCGGACAGCGCAGGAGGCACGGGCGGGTCTTGCCGATCTGGCAACGAAGGCGAAGGCTGGGGCGCAAGTGCTGCACTCCCTGTAA
- the ettA gene encoding energy-dependent translational throttle protein EttA — protein MFSLVGVGKVYPPKKQVLRDIYLGFYYGAKIGVLGLNGSGKSSLLKIIAGVDPNYVGEITRSKGYSVGLLEQEPQLDPNKTVKEVVEEGKKELVALLHEYEAVSNSMGDAGPDEMEKLIDKQAQLQEKIEAANGWELESELEIAMDALRCPPADQKVSVLSGGEKRRVALCRLMIQEPDILLLDEPTNHLDAESVQWLEQHLQQYKGTVIAVTHDRYFLDNVAGWILELDRGHGIPFQGNYTSWLEQKQERLEKEEKAESKRKKTLEHELEWIRMSPKARQSKGKARLNRYEELVNQKQDQLAAELEIYIPPGPRLGDVVVEAKGISKAFGDNVLYENVEFSLPKGGIVGVIGPNGAGKTTMFRMIIGKDKPDSGTIRIGETVKLGYVDQDRSLDPNKTVYEIISDGQDTVMLGKAEVNARGYCARFNFAGTDQQKKVKDLSGGERNRVHLARMLKEGANLIILDEPTNDLDVNTLRALEEGLEGFAGCAVISSHDRWFLDRIATHIMAFEGDSKVVWYEGNYSEYEADRKRRLGKEADQPHRIRYRKLTRN, from the coding sequence ATTTTTTCACTGGTCGGGGTAGGCAAGGTCTATCCGCCCAAGAAGCAGGTGCTGCGCGATATCTACCTGGGTTTTTATTACGGCGCCAAGATCGGCGTCCTCGGCTTGAACGGGTCCGGAAAAAGCTCATTGCTGAAAATCATTGCCGGTGTGGATCCAAATTATGTGGGCGAGATCACACGCTCAAAGGGCTATAGCGTCGGCTTGCTTGAGCAGGAGCCGCAGCTCGATCCGAACAAAACCGTCAAAGAAGTCGTGGAGGAAGGCAAGAAAGAACTGGTCGCCTTGCTGCACGAATACGAAGCGGTCAGCAACAGCATGGGCGATGCAGGCCCCGATGAGATGGAAAAACTCATCGACAAGCAGGCCCAGTTGCAGGAGAAGATCGAGGCGGCGAACGGGTGGGAACTTGAAAGTGAACTTGAAATCGCCATGGATGCCCTGCGTTGTCCGCCCGCCGATCAAAAAGTGAGTGTCCTCTCAGGAGGCGAAAAACGCCGTGTGGCGCTCTGCCGCCTCATGATCCAGGAGCCCGACATTCTGCTGCTCGATGAGCCGACCAACCATCTCGACGCCGAATCGGTGCAATGGCTGGAGCAGCATCTGCAACAGTACAAGGGAACCGTCATCGCGGTGACGCACGATCGGTACTTTCTCGACAACGTCGCGGGCTGGATTCTGGAACTGGATCGCGGGCACGGCATTCCGTTTCAAGGCAACTACACCTCCTGGTTGGAGCAGAAGCAGGAGCGGCTGGAGAAAGAAGAGAAGGCCGAATCGAAACGCAAGAAGACGCTGGAACATGAATTGGAATGGATCAGGATGTCGCCGAAGGCCCGCCAATCAAAGGGCAAGGCACGCCTCAATCGCTACGAAGAACTGGTCAATCAAAAACAGGATCAGCTGGCCGCCGAACTGGAAATTTATATTCCACCGGGGCCTCGCCTGGGCGACGTCGTCGTGGAGGCCAAGGGCATCAGCAAGGCCTTCGGCGACAATGTGTTGTATGAGAATGTCGAATTCAGCCTGCCGAAAGGCGGGATCGTCGGCGTGATCGGGCCGAACGGCGCCGGCAAAACGACCATGTTCCGCATGATTATCGGCAAGGACAAGCCGGACAGCGGCACGATCCGGATCGGCGAAACGGTCAAGCTGGGGTATGTGGATCAAGACCGATCGCTTGATCCCAACAAGACCGTCTACGAGATCATCTCCGATGGCCAGGATACGGTGATGTTGGGCAAGGCCGAGGTCAATGCCCGCGGCTACTGCGCCCGCTTCAACTTCGCCGGGACCGACCAGCAGAAAAAAGTTAAGGATCTGTCGGGCGGAGAACGCAATCGCGTCCATCTGGCCCGGATGCTGAAGGAGGGCGCCAACCTCATCATCCTCGACGAGCCGACGAACGATCTCGACGTCAACACCCTCCGCGCCCTGGAAGAGGGGTTGGAAGGGTTTGCCGGTTGCGCCGTCATCAGCAGCCACGACCGCTGGTTCCTCGACCGTATCGCTACGCACATTATGGCTTTCGAAGGCGATAGCAAAGTGGTCTGGTACGAAGGCAACTACAGCGAATACGAAGCCGATCGGAAGCGCCGGCTCGGCAAAGAAGCTGATCAGCCGCACCGGATACGGTATCGCAAGCTGACCAGAAACTAG
- a CDS encoding patatin-like phospholipase family protein, producing MSLLLGRSLGCWLAALLLASLSCTTADRPRAFSPDPRPAPTRATLQLGQKELADGRFVGLAFSGGGSRAAVFGAAVMKELDRVGLLSQADVLSAVSGGGLPAAAYALDGYRDFNFQNGFEELVGRDIQGAVAGPWYQVPHNLLRYSFRNTIPAEPVIRALDETLFHGATFADLNPSRPILLLNATDALTGDPLVIAEERFAPLGIPLAPFSIARAVYMSAAYPGVLEPLKLTDGRAGMNGASSDPIFAYDGGAADNLGIRTLVQVLEEASASRSLRDLFPQGCWVISIDATGRQRNDTRTPLSAAAALLRGHRRNVLELAGIPAFQQDVAQFGTFRIGQDGAGGTCRFWHVALRQLPDSDPLGEQVTHIKTNLGLPAGDQAALMAAAARLVAKGFEEMNGMAGWAGLLRTKPALLSHP from the coding sequence ATGAGCTTGTTACTGGGACGTTCCCTCGGCTGTTGGCTCGCGGCGCTGCTGCTGGCTTCTCTGTCTTGCACGACTGCCGACCGTCCTCGGGCCTTTTCTCCTGATCCTCGCCCTGCGCCTACGAGAGCCACATTACAGTTGGGACAGAAGGAATTGGCCGATGGCCGGTTCGTCGGGCTCGCCTTTTCCGGAGGCGGGAGCCGCGCGGCGGTCTTCGGTGCGGCCGTCATGAAAGAGTTGGACCGGGTCGGCCTGTTGTCGCAGGCCGATGTCCTCTCGGCCGTGTCGGGCGGCGGGCTGCCGGCTGCAGCCTATGCCCTGGACGGCTATCGTGACTTTAATTTTCAGAACGGTTTTGAGGAATTGGTCGGCCGTGACATTCAAGGCGCCGTAGCGGGGCCTTGGTACCAAGTGCCCCACAACCTGCTTCGGTACTCCTTCAGAAACACGATACCAGCAGAGCCGGTCATCCGCGCTCTCGACGAAACACTGTTTCACGGCGCGACCTTCGCCGATCTGAATCCCTCGAGACCTATCTTACTATTGAATGCGACAGATGCCCTCACGGGGGATCCGTTGGTCATTGCCGAAGAACGGTTCGCACCATTAGGTATTCCTTTGGCCCCGTTCAGCATCGCCAGGGCCGTGTATATGTCTGCGGCCTACCCCGGTGTGTTGGAGCCTCTGAAGTTGACGGATGGACGTGCCGGCATGAACGGCGCATCGTCCGATCCGATCTTTGCCTATGATGGCGGCGCGGCCGACAACTTGGGCATCCGCACACTGGTGCAGGTGCTGGAGGAGGCGTCGGCCAGCCGTTCGTTACGCGATCTCTTCCCGCAAGGGTGTTGGGTGATTTCCATCGATGCGACGGGCAGGCAGAGGAATGACACACGAACTCCACTGTCCGCCGCCGCCGCCCTGCTGCGAGGCCATCGCCGTAATGTATTGGAGCTGGCGGGAATTCCTGCGTTCCAGCAGGATGTGGCCCAGTTCGGCACGTTCCGGATCGGCCAGGACGGTGCCGGGGGAACCTGCCGATTCTGGCATGTTGCGTTGCGCCAGTTGCCGGACAGTGATCCGCTGGGCGAACAGGTTACGCACATCAAAACGAATCTGGGGTTGCCGGCTGGGGATCAGGCTGCGCTGATGGCTGCGGCAGCCCGCCTCGTCGCGAAAGGGTTCGAGGAGATGAACGGAATGGCCGGCTGGGCCGGTTTGCTTCGGACCAAGCCGGCGCTGCTGTCACATCCATGA
- a CDS encoding NAD(P)H-binding protein, translating into MTQTTNRQRVFLTGATGYLGSRLLPLLLERGHDVTALVRAASAKKVPAGCRVVVGNPLQADTFAESVRGHDTLVQLVGVPKPSPWKGTQFRAVDGPSARASIAAASAAAVRHVVYVSVAHPAPIMREYIAVRRDCEAAIATARLLATILRPWYILGPKHWWPLALLPVYRVLERVPATREAAMRLGLVSIREMLAALLWSIEHPPVKTRVIEVPDIRRLGRSEP; encoded by the coding sequence ATGACGCAGACCACTAATAGACAGCGAGTCTTTCTCACCGGCGCCACTGGATACCTGGGGTCCCGGCTTCTTCCTTTGTTGCTTGAACGGGGCCATGACGTGACGGCGTTGGTTCGCGCGGCATCCGCGAAGAAGGTTCCGGCCGGGTGCCGGGTCGTGGTCGGCAATCCATTGCAGGCGGACACGTTCGCAGAATCGGTGCGGGGACACGATACACTCGTGCAGCTGGTCGGCGTGCCGAAACCATCGCCTTGGAAAGGGACGCAGTTTCGCGCGGTCGATGGACCCAGTGCGCGGGCGTCGATTGCCGCCGCCAGTGCAGCCGCGGTCAGGCACGTTGTGTATGTCAGTGTCGCCCATCCGGCCCCGATCATGCGGGAGTATATCGCCGTCCGCCGTGACTGTGAGGCTGCGATTGCGACGGCGAGGTTGCTCGCGACGATTCTCAGGCCTTGGTATATTTTGGGTCCGAAACACTGGTGGCCGTTGGCGTTGCTGCCGGTCTATCGTGTGTTGGAGCGAGTACCTGCGACAAGAGAAGCAGCCATGCGTTTGGGATTGGTCTCGATTCGGGAGATGCTCGCGGCTCTGCTGTGGTCGATTGAACATCCTCCGGTGAAGACGAGGGTGATCGAGGTGCCGGATATTCGCCGTCTGGGGCGGAGCGAACCGTGA
- a CDS encoding SDR family oxidoreductase produces the protein MKPVALITGAAGLIGGYLARSAPRWVPGWEVRGVTRAEVDLTDRAQVQRLWNHHRPNLVLHCAALSRTGLCEQDPAQARLINVEATRVLATLARDVPFVFLSTDQVFDGAKGCYVETDVLRPLNVYGKTKAEAEQVVLGNPAHAVVRIALTAGTSPTRDRSFVEDMMRAAAKGNKLTLFTDEFRCPMPAGALVRALWEFGVQRRSGVYHLGGQERLSRWEIGELLAVRFPELRSAIQPGSVVGYQGPPRPPDLSMCSDKMQALLSFRLPGLRQWLSDGSSVGADPWDYPHQESR, from the coding sequence GTGAAACCGGTCGCACTCATTACCGGCGCTGCCGGTTTGATCGGCGGCTATCTCGCCAGAAGCGCGCCGCGCTGGGTGCCTGGGTGGGAGGTGCGCGGCGTGACCAGGGCTGAAGTCGACCTCACCGATCGGGCGCAGGTACAACGCCTCTGGAATCATCACAGGCCAAATCTTGTTCTCCACTGCGCGGCGTTGAGCCGCACCGGTCTGTGTGAGCAAGATCCTGCGCAGGCCCGGTTGATCAATGTCGAAGCGACCCGGGTCCTGGCCACGCTCGCGCGGGACGTGCCCTTCGTCTTCCTGTCCACCGATCAAGTGTTTGATGGGGCAAAGGGATGCTACGTCGAGACCGATGTCCTTCGTCCGCTCAACGTGTATGGGAAGACGAAAGCGGAGGCGGAACAGGTCGTGCTGGGAAATCCGGCCCATGCAGTCGTGCGCATCGCGTTGACGGCGGGCACGTCACCGACTCGGGACCGGAGTTTCGTCGAAGATATGATGCGGGCTGCGGCGAAAGGCAACAAGCTCACGCTCTTTACGGACGAGTTCCGTTGTCCAATGCCGGCTGGTGCTTTGGTGCGGGCGCTCTGGGAATTTGGCGTGCAGCGCCGGTCGGGTGTGTATCACCTGGGAGGCCAGGAACGGTTATCCCGCTGGGAGATCGGAGAGCTGCTGGCGGTACGGTTTCCAGAATTGCGATCTGCAATTCAACCGGGATCGGTCGTCGGGTATCAGGGTCCGCCCCGGCCGCCGGATCTGTCGATGTGTAGCGACAAGATGCAGGCGCTCTTGTCGTTTCGCCTGCCGGGCCTCCGCCAATGGCTATCGGATGGGTCATCGGTCGGCGCTGATCCCTGGGACTATCCCCATCAAGAATCTCGATAG
- a CDS encoding cytochrome c: MKGRYIATMVIVMAIAGTVLIQADARGETAGKTDTLAKGKRLFVKHCAGCHGPDGKGDGYKLLGPDPANLTAPATRKKSDRALLATIHEGKPNMPSWKGLLSDRDIQNVLAYIRTLPH; encoded by the coding sequence ATGAAGGGGAGATATATCGCTACGATGGTGATCGTCATGGCGATCGCCGGCACAGTCCTGATTCAGGCGGACGCGCGTGGTGAAACGGCGGGAAAGACCGATACTCTGGCAAAAGGAAAACGGCTGTTCGTCAAGCACTGCGCCGGATGCCATGGTCCTGATGGCAAAGGGGATGGCTACAAGTTGCTCGGACCCGATCCGGCGAATCTGACGGCGCCCGCGACCAGGAAAAAATCAGATCGCGCGCTGCTCGCCACTATCCACGAAGGAAAACCGAACATGCCTTCGTGGAAAGGCCTGCTCTCGGACCGCGATATTCAGAACGTGCTGGCCTATATTCGCACGCTCCCCCACTGA
- a CDS encoding DUF1295 domain-containing protein codes for MTATDPLSLIMTAWAASALLMGALWLLERRLRNLSIADVGWCYGLALVLLWYAGLVSGEPARRLLVCVMVVVYAVRLGTHVLFDRLWGKSEDGRYRALRLQWGEQGSLRRFWYFQLQAAAIAWFSLPPLVVMQNPFPPFHLVELLGLLLWIVAVTGEAVSDRQLAAFRRQPWNKDRVCREGLWHYSRHPNYFFEWLHWWSYVVMGVASPLGNWGLTLIGPLTMGWALLKVTGIPWTETQTMKSRGLEYADYQRTTNAFIPWPPRRP; via the coding sequence ATGACCGCGACAGACCCCCTGTCCCTCATCATGACCGCCTGGGCTGCTTCGGCGCTCCTGATGGGTGCGCTCTGGCTGCTTGAGCGCCGTCTGCGGAACTTGTCGATAGCCGATGTCGGGTGGTGTTACGGATTGGCCCTCGTGCTGCTGTGGTATGCAGGATTAGTGTCGGGAGAACCGGCGCGGCGTCTGTTGGTCTGCGTGATGGTCGTCGTCTATGCGGTCCGCCTCGGCACGCATGTGCTGTTCGATCGACTGTGGGGAAAATCGGAGGACGGTCGCTACCGCGCCCTGCGCCTTCAATGGGGCGAACAGGGCTCGCTGCGCCGGTTCTGGTATTTTCAATTGCAGGCTGCCGCCATCGCCTGGTTCTCCTTGCCACCGCTGGTCGTCATGCAGAATCCCTTTCCGCCGTTTCATCTCGTGGAACTACTCGGCCTGCTCCTGTGGATTGTTGCGGTGACGGGGGAGGCGGTGTCCGATCGGCAGTTGGCGGCCTTCCGCCGTCAACCTTGGAACAAGGACCGCGTGTGCCGGGAAGGACTGTGGCACTACTCGCGCCACCCCAATTACTTTTTTGAATGGCTGCACTGGTGGAGTTACGTGGTCATGGGAGTGGCGAGTCCGTTGGGCAACTGGGGTTTGACGTTGATTGGTCCGCTCACGATGGGCTGGGCGCTTTTAAAGGTCACCGGCATTCCCTGGACGGAGACGCAGACGATGAAAAGTCGTGGTCTCGAGTATGCGGACTATCAGCGCACGACCAATGCGTTTATTCCCTGGCCGCCACGTCGACCCTAA
- a CDS encoding TldD/PmbA family protein, translated as MSGSQWDELAELALSRVRAAGVEYADIRLLDTTMRTISGEDRRIAHIRESTDRGFGIRVLHRGAWGFAASSIISLEEIPRVADLAVEIAKGSASLAITKVHLAPEPVHEDRIVTPCRLDPFAVALEEQTALLLNTMEVIQRHPGVVRSHASLWAQRDRKLFVSTEGSHLEFNLLAVQGDCTATAVHDGRFASRSFNTPHLRTGYELVRDADWTREGARIAEQAVEKVRAPAIDAGRYDLVLDPEHLSLTMHESCGHPSELDRALGYEANYAGTSFLTPDKRGTYRYGSPHVNLVADNTEPGTLAATGYDDDGVGCQKWDIVREGIFVGYCTNREVAPRIKEERSRGSNRADSWGSVPMVRIANIGLEPGRATLDELLADVKRGIYIEGHGSYSIDQRRYNFQFGGDAFWLIENGRRTHMVRDVIYHGITPEFWGRCDGVADASHRRRYGFITCGKGQPGQSGWMTHAASHARFRRVDVISGQTKADA; from the coding sequence ATGAGTGGATCGCAGTGGGACGAGTTGGCCGAATTGGCATTGTCTCGTGTGCGCGCGGCCGGAGTCGAGTATGCGGATATCCGCCTGCTGGACACAACGATGCGCACGATCAGCGGTGAAGACCGGCGCATCGCGCATATCCGCGAGTCCACCGATCGAGGGTTCGGCATTCGAGTCCTGCACCGCGGCGCCTGGGGCTTCGCCGCCAGTTCCATCATTTCTCTCGAAGAAATTCCTCGTGTCGCCGATCTGGCCGTAGAAATCGCAAAAGGCTCGGCTTCGCTCGCCATCACCAAAGTGCATCTCGCGCCGGAGCCGGTCCATGAAGACCGCATCGTCACTCCTTGTCGTTTGGATCCCTTCGCCGTGGCGCTGGAAGAACAGACCGCGCTGCTGCTCAACACGATGGAGGTCATTCAGCGGCATCCTGGTGTGGTGAGAAGTCATGCCAGCTTGTGGGCGCAGCGTGACCGCAAACTGTTCGTGTCTACCGAGGGCTCGCACCTGGAGTTCAACCTGCTGGCAGTGCAGGGAGACTGTACCGCAACGGCCGTCCACGATGGTCGATTTGCGAGCCGGTCCTTCAACACGCCTCACTTGCGAACAGGGTATGAGTTGGTGCGGGATGCCGACTGGACCCGTGAAGGGGCGCGTATCGCCGAACAGGCGGTGGAAAAGGTGCGGGCTCCGGCGATCGACGCAGGGCGGTATGACCTGGTGCTTGATCCCGAACACCTATCATTGACGATGCATGAGTCTTGCGGCCATCCGAGCGAACTGGATCGCGCCCTCGGCTATGAAGCGAACTATGCCGGAACCAGTTTTCTCACACCCGACAAGCGCGGCACGTACCGGTATGGCTCGCCGCACGTGAATCTGGTGGCGGACAACACTGAACCGGGCACGCTGGCGGCGACCGGATATGACGATGACGGCGTCGGTTGCCAGAAGTGGGACATCGTGCGAGAAGGCATCTTTGTCGGCTACTGCACCAATCGCGAAGTGGCGCCGAGAATCAAGGAAGAACGCTCACGCGGATCGAACCGTGCCGACAGTTGGGGATCGGTTCCCATGGTCCGGATTGCCAACATCGGTCTGGAGCCGGGTCGGGCCACGCTGGATGAGCTGCTGGCCGACGTGAAGCGAGGTATTTATATCGAGGGTCATGGGTCGTACAGTATCGACCAGCGGCGGTACAATTTTCAGTTCGGCGGCGATGCGTTTTGGCTGATCGAAAACGGCCGGCGGACGCATATGGTGCGGGATGTCATCTACCACGGCATCACCCCGGAATTCTGGGGGCGCTGCGACGGCGTCGCCGACGCCAGCCACCGCCGCCGGTACGGGTTCATTACCTGCGGAAAAGGGCAACCTGGCCAATCAGGCTGGATGACCCACGCTGCTTCTCACGCCCGCTTCCGGCGCGTGGATGTCATCAGCGGACAGACGAAGGCCGACGCATGA